The Erwinia sorbitola nucleotide sequence GTACCGCTTCCAGCTGTTCGCTATTGCCTAAGGCAACTTCAGCCTGCTCCGCCACCAGCTCAGGCTGCTGCGCCATACGCTGCCGGAAGCTGTGGATGCGCTCGAGCCGCGTATTCACCAGCCCAAGCGGTTCGCTGATAAATAACAGAGCGCGATAGCCCTGCTCCAGCAGATGTTCAGTGGCCATCAGCGCCGCAGCGCGGTTATCCAGCCCCACCACATCGCAGTCAAAGTCCGGAATTTTACGGTCAATCAGCACCATGGGCAGCAGCGATTGCTGGAGCTGATTCAGCGCCTCTTCGCGCATACCCACCGCATTGACCACGATCCCTTCCACCTGATAGCTGTTAAGCAGGTTGAGATAGTGCCTTTCAAGGTCGATTTCGTTATTGGTGTTACACATCAACAGGGTGAAACCGCTGGCGCGGCAGGCTGCTTCGATGCCGCTTAATACATTCACCGAATAGGGGTTAGTGATATCGGCGATGATCAGGCCGATAAGCCTGGTTCGCCCGCGCTTCAGACCCCGGGCCATCTGGCTGGGGCGATAATTGAGCGCGGCGATAGCCTGTTCAATACGTGTTTTGAGGTCGACGGAGAGTGCGTTCAGTTCACCGTTAAGATAGCGCGAAACGCTGGTTTTTCCGGTGTTCGCAGCTTTGGCGACATCGCTGATGGTGGCTTTGGCGGCCTTACGGTTCATGAGGTTCCCTGATGGTGATGATTGCGCGAGACTACCACAACTGCCGCGCCAGGGCAGCATTACGGCAGTTTCAGCTCCGGTTGCCATAACACCTGCAAGCTGTTGACGTCCTCCCCCTGAATCAGCCTCAGTACCATTTCTGCCACCTGCTGGCCGACATCAGGGCGCGTGG carries:
- a CDS encoding LacI family DNA-binding transcriptional regulator; its protein translation is MNRKAAKATISDVAKAANTGKTSVSRYLNGELNALSVDLKTRIEQAIAALNYRPSQMARGLKRGRTRLIGLIIADITNPYSVNVLSGIEAACRASGFTLLMCNTNNEIDLERHYLNLLNSYQVEGIVVNAVGMREEALNQLQQSLLPMVLIDRKIPDFDCDVVGLDNRAAALMATEHLLEQGYRALLFISEPLGLVNTRLERIHSFRQRMAQQPELVAEQAEVALGNSEQLEAVLHDFYQRHHAAPCAVMVVNGALTLQVARALRRLDLNWGEQLGLLGFDELEWAELAGVGITTLKQPTWQIGYSALEQVLKRIDGEDHPRYERVFSGELIVRGSTQVLSQT